DNA sequence from the Tissierella sp. MB52-C2 genome:
GTACTATAAATATTTGATTTTTAGCTAGATTTAAGAGATCTATATCTAATATTTTTGCAGATTTATTATAATCACTTTCAGAAATAATACCTGTACCTAAATAAATAGTATCCTTTAACGTAAGAACATCAAATTTTGAATTTATATATTCATCTTTTTTAGACAATATATTTTTCAATGTTTCTAGTTTTTCTTCTGGATTTACTGTATTTTCATCAACAATGTATATATAATTAAATGGATAGCTTTCTAATGTCTTAGCCTCTACATCTTTTCTCATTCCATATAAAAGTGTAGTTGTAGAAAAAGCTGATATCAGCAAAATAGTCAGCATAAATATCATATTTATATTAGTTCTAAATTTTGATTTAAACTCGGATATTAGAAGCATATTGATTTTCTTATAATAATGTCTACTTTTAATAAATAATCCTAGAGCTAATTTAGTAATCAATATAATTGAAAAATATAGACTCATTAATCCCAATAAAAAGACTCCAAATATTCCTATGATATTACTTAATGCTAATTCCATTTTTCCTAGAAGAATTAGAGTTATTAGAATAGAAATAGATATAATTCCTAAAGATATAAAAAGTGGCGATAATCTTACATCTTTTTCATCCTTTTTATGAGACTTTAGTAAATTTAAGGTTTTCTCTTTTCTTATAAATCTAGGTGATATAGTAGATACTAAGGCAAATAATCCGAAAAACATAACGGATGTTAATATCATGGCTTTTATGGGAAAATACATATTGAAACCCTCTATTCCTAAAGCATAACTAGAAACCATAAGGGCAAGGGGACTAAGAGCTACTCCTAAAATAATTGCCACTATAATTGCAGCAATACCAATTATCATGTTTTCTATAAATATCATTCTGTTGATATGTTTTTTACTTGCACCATTTAATATAAAAATCCCCAATGTCCTTTCCCTATTTTTTAAAAAAGCGCCTATAGAATAAGATATAAAGAAAAAAGAAAATAGATAGATCAATATATTCCCAGCTGCCATAGACAGAGATAGAGACGACCCATGAGCAATTACACTTAAATCTGGATGAAACATAGAAACTGAAAATAAGAAAAATAGTAAAACTGAAAATATGCTACTTAAAAAATATGCTAAATAAGTCCATTTGTCTCTCCATACATTATTAAAAGCTAACTTTCTAAATGTCATCTCTATTCCCTCCTAGGAAACTTAACATATCTATTATTTTCTTATAAAAAATTGATTTATTATCTCCTTTATAAATTTCATTATATAAGTTTCCATCTTTTATAAAGATAACTCTATCACAAAAACTTGCTATATAAGGATCATGGGTGACCATTAAAATAGATGTATTTAATTCTGAATTGATAGTAGTAAATATATTCATTACATCTTTTGCAGCTTTAGTATCTAAGTTACCAGTTGGCTCATCTGCCAATAATATAGATGGATTATGGATAATTGCCCTTGCTATGGAAACTCTCTGTGCTTGACCTCCTGAGATTTCAAAAACTCTTTTATCTAATATGGTTTCAATTTCTAGAAATTTAATAGTCTTATCTAATCTCTCTTCCATAACCTTCAAATTTATATTATCTAATACTAATGGCAGAATTATATTTTCTTTTACTGTTAAAGTATTCACTAAATTAAAATCTTGAAAAACAAAACCTAGCTCTTCTCTACGAAATTTAGCTAACTCTTCTTCTTTTAATTTATGTGGGTTTTTATCATTTATTAAGACTTCGCCACTTGAAGGTTCATCAATAGTTGAAATGCAGTTTAATAAAGTAGTTTTTCCACTTCCAGAAGGTCCCATAACCCCTACAAACTCTCCTTCTTTTAAATTAAAGGTAATATTTTCTAATGCTGTATAATTAATCTTTCCCAAGTAAATCTTCGATAGCTCTTTTACTTCTAATATATTCATATATATTTCCTCCTCTTTTTTCCTCTAGATTAATTATAGTTTACGTTATAAAATCTTGCTATTTAGATAGATTACAACTTCATTACATATTTGTAATAAAACAAAAAACCATGAATAGTTCATGATTTTTAAAAATATATGCTAAATGTAGTTTTTCCATTTGGAATAGATTTTACCATAATATTATGAGATAAGAGGTCTAGTGTTTTCTTTACTATATAAAGTCCCACACCACTAGATTCTCCATATATTCTTCCATTGTCTCCAGTATAAAAAATATCAAATATCCTATCTTTATCACTAGGAGTTATTCCAATTCCTTCATTTGTTATATTTAATACAGTATCCTCAGTTTTATTTTCTACCCTAAAGTCTAATTTACTGTTTTTCTTACCATACTTTATTCCATTAGTTACTATCTGATAGATAACATTTTTGATTTGCTTTCTATCTGTGAAAATAAATATACTTTCATCCATATTTATAGAAGGATAAATAGAATTTAATATAAAGAAATCTCTTAATTCATTAATAATCTCTACGATTAAAACTCTTAGATTTATTTTTTCAATTTGTATATCCTTTGCAATATCACTTAATCTTAAAAAGCTTAAAGTCTGTGATAAATAATAATCTAAGCTATTTACTTGAGTTAACAACTTTTTGAAATCTCCATTTTCTCTATTGTTTTGAGAAATCATACTTATTACTGATAGAGGTGTTTTCATCTGATGGATGTTCTGATCTATGAATATCTTATATTCCTTCTGAATATTTTCTAATTCCCGTATCTTGTTATTAAACAGTTTAAAGCATTCTCTTTGATTTCTAGAAAACTCCTCTTCTAAAACTGACCTAGGATTGTCCAATAAAATATCTTCAAGTTCTTTGGGCTCACTTGATAAGATGTTATAAATTCTATAATTATTAAGATATCTAATAATAAGAAATATAAGTAACTGAAAGAAGCCTAAAAATATAAAGTACTTAAAATTATTTTCAATTCCTCCTAGACTTTCAATTATAAATCCTAAGCCTATAAATACAAATATAAACAAGATTATGAAAGAAATATGATGTTTTATAAATAACTTCATTTATTCTACCTCCACAAGTCTATATCCTACCCCTCTTACAGATTCAATTAAAAATTCCAAATCTACCTCTGCTAATCTTTTTCTAATTCTTGTTATATTCACATTTAAAGTGTTTTCTTCTACAAATATTTCATCATCCCATAAAGTCCTTAGTAAATCTTCTCTAGAAATTACCCTAGGATAGTTTTCTATAAATAAAGATAATAATTCTACTTCCTTTTTAGTCAACCTTACTTCCCTATCTCTATTTCTTAATAGAAAGGATTCACAGTATAGAGTTAAATCCTTTAGTTTTAGTATTCTTTCTTTATTTAAATTGCTGTAACTTCCATAGGCTCTTCTAATATTTGCATTTATCTTTGCAATGACTATATCTAATGAAAAAGGTTTGACAATATAATCATCAGCACCATTATCCATGGCATATATTTGCTCTAAATCACCTGCTCGAGCAGATATAAATATTATAGGTAGATTGGATACATTTCTAATTTCTCTACACCAGAAAAAGCCATCATATACAGGTAAATTCACATCTAAAAGGATCAAATCAGGTTTATATCTATTAAACTCATCTATTATATTTTTGAATTCCTTTACTATAAAAACCTCGTAGTTATATTTTTCAATATAGGATTTTAAATTTTCAGCTATAGAAATATCGTCTTCTATAATCATAATCTTATACATAATCTTCCTCCGTATTTATAATAATCTCCATAGAAAAACTATAACCTATATAGCCTCAACATACCACTCTAAAATTCAACATATTTTATTTTATATCAAATTGTTTTTTATAGCATACTATTGTATATTTCCTCAAATAGACTTTTTTCTTATTATTATCTTTCACCAATTTAATAAAATTTATCATATATAAAGATGCCACAACATTTTTATATTAATAAATAAAGCACTTATTTATTAATATGGTTTTCTAAATGATAGACAATACATCAGCCCTTTACAAACTTCTCTATAGTTTATATCTAGCATTTCCTTTGGGATTAATTCTATAGGTGCAGATATATCATATTCTTCATCATAATACTTTTTAGTTATTGGAGTCTTTTTGTAAGTTCCATTGACTAGCTTTTCAGTTTCATCTACTATTACAATCTTAGTTCCACTTTTAGCTATCCTTATCATTTCATTAATTGCCTTATCTTTATGGTTAAAGTAATTTATTCCTCCAACATGATATACAACGTCAAAACTGCCATCTTTAAAAGGTAAACTTTCTGCTGCTCCCTGGAAAAGTTGTGCATTTATGTTCCATTTATTCAAATGTTTCTTAGCTTGCTTTAACATTCCCAATGAAATATCAAGACCATATAGATCTATATTCTTAGGTAGAAATGGAAAATTATCAGCTGTTCCAACTGAAATTTCTATAACTTTATCCTTATCTTTTATTTCAAGTTCAGATAAAAATTCTTTTCTATAATTTTCTTCACTTCCAAACTTAAAAATAAAGTAAAGTTTATTGGCAAAATTATAAAATGGTGCAATCTTATTATAAAATTCAAGGTATTTTTTATTATTTCCTGTGATTTCATCATCTTCCATAAACCTTACAATATTTTTTTCAATCCCATAGGTATTTCTATTATAGGTGTTTACAATACAATTATCCTTTGTTGTAAGATCTTCAAATGTATAGGGGTCCCTTAGTATCTTTATTGTATCAATATCCATTTTGATCTCCTTCCTCTAGAGTTTTGTATTATTCTAATTTACCAATATGTCTTTAATATAATTAAACTGCTCATCTATTAGCTCATCTGTAATGTTCATTACTTCCGATGAAACTCTTATTCCTTCAAGTAACAAAATAATATTTTTTGCCGCAATCTCTTTGTTTACGGAGTTAAATTCTCCTCTGTCCATGCCATATTGAATTAACTCAGATAATATTTTTACTGCTGAATCAAATTGTTCCTTTAAAATATTTTCTTCAATATTACCAATGTTTAGAAAGAAGAATTCATAGATAGCAACTGCCAAATTTTGATCTTTATTTAGTAATTCCTCTTTCTGTTCTTGTAAAAAATCTTCAAGTATTTCTACTCCTGAAATTCCATTCTTCATTCCATCTAAAAATCCAAATCCTACTCCCTCTTGATCTATACGCAATACTTCTAGAAATATTTCATGTGTGCTCTTATAATACATGTAAAGACCTCCACGGCTGATTTCACAGGCTTCTACAATATCTGTCATAGTAACTTTTTTGTATCCCTTTTCTATAAATATCTTTCTTGATTTTTCCAATATAAGTCTTTTTTTAAGTTCTGATTTAGTAAGCATAATAAGCCTCCAATTAAAAATGATATTATTATGATTTAATTATATGACACTAATGTCATATTGTCAATTATTTATATAATTCTTTATCTTATTTTAAATCCAACAAATCAAAAATTTGCAAAATATTAACTAATAATGCGACTTTTTTTCTATATAAAAGAGAGACTCTAGGACTTAAAGTTTCCCTTGTCCATTTGGGTCTCTCTTCATTATTTTCAACAAAAGCCGAAGCGTACTCAGTACCTTTTCTTTCTTAAGCTTACTCCAATTTTTCTATTTTCTATTATCTAGGATTTCTTTTTTCTCCCAAGTGTTCATATCAATAGTGTTTCCTTAGAATCAACTGCTCTATCTTCCATAGTTTTAACATTAACAGGTCTTAATTCTAATTTGTGTACCCCTGTATAAATCCCAAAATCATAGATTTCATCAGAACCTTGGACATAGTATATAATATCTTTTCTTTTCCCAAGAATATTAGCTACACCCTTTTTATCAACTAAAATTCTTGTTTTCCCTGTTTTAGTATTTCTTTCCTTTATCCTTAAATAGTTTATATTGTAGTCTGCTGTTACGTAATATATGTAATCGGCCTCTATTATCATTTGTGGTACAGAGTTATCAATTCCATATTCTGCTGTAATTCCTTCCTCATAGGATTTTATCTCTGGATTCATATTAATCTTATCTTTATTATATTTATAGTATTCTCTCTCGGATACTATCTCATATCTAAGTCCCTTTTCTTTTAAAGAATAAGAGTTAAGAAGATCTTTTTCAGCTAATTTTTCTGCTAAAATAATATTTTCTTCTCCTCCGGGAACTAGTAAAAAAGCATTATATATTAAATAAAGAGCATCCTTAATTTAAAATTCCTTTAACTCTTTTAAATTTTCGGCCTCTTCAAAATCTAAAAGATAGATATCTTGGGCTAAAGTATATATATCTTTACCATTTGTATCATTCCCTCTTTTTTGAGTATTCTACTGTAATTAATCTCTCTAACCCTTCACGATAATTTAAAAATCTTATAACCTATCATATATATTTTCAATGTCTATTCTAGATTCTTTCAATACTTTCTCTGTATTTTTTATATCAACTAACTCATATTTAAGAACTTCTATTTGTGCAAATCTAGGTAAATGTTTATAAAATTTAGAATGACTTTCAAAGTTAGAAGATATTAGTGCCTTCTCAATTATTTCTTCTATTTTATCTGTATCTATTTTATATCTATTGAAAATATCTAAAATATGTTTTTCAGTAATATCTTTTTCTACTTCTCTAACCTTAAGTTTGTCATAAGAAACACTAAATTCAAGCTCAAGTTCATATTGAAATATTAATCCAAGGGTAAAATTCACCTTTTGTCCTGCGTAAGTATATATATCAAATCCATCTTTTATTACATCAATGAGAACTTCATCTAAATCTAAAGAAAATGCAGAATGCTCTAATCGTATACTCTTTAATACAGACTTAGATTTCATATCAATGTATGGATAGTCACTGTTACTATTAAGTACTTTTAGCATTTGCTTGGCTATCTCATAAGATATAACCATTCCACTACCCATCCATGTGGCAAGTCCACCTTCTTTAGATATTTTCACATATATTCTATATCTATCATAATCTATCTTATCTATCTGCCATGTATTTCCTGCTAATACAAATTTAGATGTCTTGTTTTCCTTTAATAGTGAATAGATGAACCAAGATTGTAAAGTTCCAATTTCCTTATTTTTATGTATAATTGAAAATTCAGATACCGTTTCAAATACAGATATAAAGTTCATTAAAAAATTATAGCCATATTCCTTCTCAATTTCCTTGCCAAGCAGATATTCACCATTACTAAATTCCAGATAGTTTTCATCTATAAGATATTGAATAAAGCCTAATAACTTATCCTCGTTAATATCTTTAAATGAATTTGATTTCTCCACAATTTCTTTTAAATATGGCTGATTTAGCCCAAATTTTTGTTGGATCATAGAAAATAATTGTTGAAATAGTACAGTATATGCTGCTAATGGAGTTGGAGTAGACTCTATCCACTTTTGTCTTGCTAATTCAACAATTGCAATGGCATTAATTAGGAAGAATTCTTGGCTAACACAGAACTCATAATGAGATATAGTTCCTTGCCTTCTACCCGTCCTCCCCATTCTTTGTCTAAATGAAGCCACTGTTGAAGGACTGTTTAATTGCATAACAACATCTAGTTCGCCTACATCTATTCCTAATTCCATAGTAGAAGTGCAGCATAAACACATTTCACTTGGAGTATTTTTTAATTTATCCTCAGATATTTCTCTTAAATTCTTACTAATGGAAGAATGATGAACTTTTGCATTTAACCCTAAGTTCTTTAGGATTCTAGACATCATTTCGCTATTGGTTCTACTATTACAGAAAAATAATGCCTTTTTGTCTCTTAACTCAGGTAGGAGACAACTAACGGTATCTTCACTAAACTCATCAAAGTATCTAATAAATATTCTAGATTTATTACCTTTGTTTTCTGGCTTAATAACAGATTTTCTTCTTTTACTAGATCCAGATATCCAATTTAAAATTTCTTCTGGATTACCTACTGTTGCAGATAAACCTATCCTTTGAATATCATACTTTGAATAAGACTGTATCCTTTCAATGATACTCATTAGTTGAGCCCCTCTATAGTTTTCTGCAAAATAATGTACTTCATCTATTACTATGAATCTTATATTTGAAAACAATTCCTCTGAGTCATATGAATCTGACATTAGTATAACCTCTAGTGATTCCGGAGTAGTGGCTATAATATGTTTTGGTTCTATCTTAAACTTTCTCTTATTGCTATAATCAACTTCTCCATGCCATTTAAAAGCATCTATGGATCCAATTTTCCCAAGTTTTTTCAATCTAAATTCTTGATTATTAAGGAGCGCCCTAATTGGAGATACATAGATTACAGAAATAGGTTTCAAATTTTCTTTATAAATTTCAGATATAATGGGTAAAAATGCTGCTTCTGTTTTCCCTCCAGCAGTTTGTGCAATTAGGATACAGTTATCTCCATTTAGAAGACATGGAATAGTCTTTTCTTGTATAGGTGTTAAACTATTCCACTTTAAAATATCTTTGATTCCATTCTGAATTTTACCATCCAGTAAGAAATAACTAGATTCCATCATAGTTCCATCTCCATGGCCATTTCTCTACCATATAGTTCGATCTGCTTATTGACTTCTTCAATTTCTTTTTCAGAAATGTTTAGAAGTGATTTTATTTTACTCATAGGTTCTCTTTTTGCTGCTTCCAAGATGAATATAAAGTTTCGTAAAAAAGTCCTCGGTAATATACTTACTTCCTTTCCAAATGCATTGGTAAAACTTTGAACATAATCTCTAATAAACTCGTCTGATATTTTACTTTCAGGATTCCATTCATGGACAATTCCATGAATGTATCTTACTTTTCTAGAAACTTCTATCAATTGACTTGAATCAAATCTTGACAATTTAATAAGAGGTTGTTCTAATATTCGAATATCACCTAGTTTAATTGGTTCTATTCTGGTATATAAAGCATCATGCTCCTTTATACCTTTTTCTTCGTCTTCTATCAATTCTTCTGTACCAGTTAGAAGAAGATAGCAACCGGGCAGGTTATCTTTACTAACCATATCTATAAGTAATCTTAAATTTTCATAAGCCTGATATCTTATATCTTTTCTCTCTTTTCTTACAGTCTCAACTTCATCTATTATTACTAATAAACCTGCATACCCAGATTTTTCTATGATATAAAGTAATGTTTTAAGAAACTCAAATACATTTCCCTTATCTACTGATCCTTTAACCCCTATGCTCTTCTTTATATCGGCAGGTATATTTGTATCACCAGCAAACCAAGCAAGAGACTTTCGTGCCAATGTATTGTCGCCACTTAATAGCCCCGTACAAAATGATATAACTGCATTTACAATAGAAACATTAGTTGTATTTGCTTTCGCTAGTTCTAATGATATCTTATCTCTAAGCCTTACTATAAGTTTTTCTTCGTCCTCCTCATTATCATCAGGATCTAAATTGTATTTACTTATAATCTCAGATTTTTCTTTTTCAATCCAACTTTCAATTATAATTCTAAAAGCAGAGAACTCTCTAAACTCATTTGTTCGCATCCCAACCATTATTTTATTATATATTGTTTCAAAATTATGAAGTTGAGTATTTTTAGATATTACTATTTCTGAGATAACAAAATTATCCTTCAGTGCTTCCTCTTTTAATACTTCGCATAAAAAAGATTTACCACTTCCATATGGGCCATATATCATTTTGAATCCTGAATGTGCGTTACCATTCGATTTGAATCTTATATAGTTCAAATCTTCTAGTATTGCATCTCTCTCTTCTTCATGACCACACATAATATGTTTAGCACCTTCATATGCTGGTACACTTCCATTGTGTAAAGCCCTTAAAATTTGTTGTCCTTCGTTTATATTCATCCTATGAATTCCCCCCTATTTCAGATAGTACTCGTATGTTGACATACCTACAACCTTAAAACCTATCCAATCATATCCTTCATTGTTAAGTTTTGAGATGAAATCTTGCATAAATGCCATTACTGATTGAGATATAAACCTAATACCATTCTCATTACATATTTCTTGTATCTCAGAATCTGTATAAGAAGATGCTCTTAAGAATAACTCTAGTATTCTTTTCTCTTTCTTACTTAAACCATTACTGTCTATATAGTTTTCTATTTGTTCTTTAACTGATTTAGGAATTTCCCTTGCCTCATTTTGAGCAATATCCATATTTAAGCCAACATCATCCAAACTAATTTGTTCTACTACCTCAGGAGTATATTTCTTTATTACTTTTTCATCATTTTTCTCTATAACTATTACAGGTACTAGTAATTCTTGAAGCGATATTCCTCCATGGTGAAATTTAGTACCTCCACTAACTGGAAACACATTTATTCCCCTTGGAAAATTAAAATATAAATCTCCATCATAATTAGAGGAGTAGGCACTCTTAGTTATATAGTTTCCGTCTACCTTTTTTCTTGAAATAGTATATCTTCGTTTCTTTACAACATTATCCATATCCTTTGAAATATCAACCTTCATCCATTCCTCTAGCCCAGAAGTTAATATGAAGCCATGATCTGCAACAACAACTATTTTTTCAATATCAATCTGTACCAATTTCTTTATTGCACTTTGTATCTTATTGAGCAATCCGGGAAACATCTGAATGTTGCTATCTTCAATGTGACCAGCCTCATCGATTTCATTTGAAAAAATTAATATTCTATCCTTTTTTTCAAATTCATTCTTTAAACTATTTATTGGAATATCTACAATTTCATTTAAGTTCTTAACTACTCCATCGCCATCAGATATTTCTAAGAAATACTTTACACGTTCCGATTTATTATTTAATGGATAATTAAGGTTTCCGTCTGTTATTTTAACCGAATCATTCTCTTCATTTAGGCTAAGTTTTGTATAACCGTTAGGTAACAAACTAGCCATTCCGAATTCCGTAACTGTTGGTATAGAAGAAATAATTGGTGTGATTGTTTTATGTTTAATTTCATTAAGCATTGAGAATATTTCTTTTCCCATTTCATATCTTAAAGCATCTACTATTACTACTGCTGTCTTCTTATCAGAGTTTGATACATATTTAGACCAAAAATCTAATTGTATATCTGTCTTAAATTCATAATCGTGTTTACTCTCAATAATATTAGATATTTCTTCATTTAAGGGTTTAAGATATTGGTAATAATATCTCTTGTCCACAAAGTTTAGAAGTTGAGATATAAAATCATCAATCAAAGTGTAATCTTCTTGAATTTTCCTATACAATAAGTCTATCTTCCACCAACTTTTAGTTTCATAAAGAGAAATTATATTATCTATGTTATTATCTATTATTTTAAACTCTTCTTCAAATATATAAATCATGTTTATTAACTGAAATATATTATTAAGGATATTCCATTTATTAAATATCTTTGATTTAGAAAAATAGTATCTTCTCCTAATATCTACAAATACATTTAGATCTTTTAATTGGCTCCTCAGTGATTCTATATCTATACCATTTTCACTTTCGCTATATTGATAACTTTTTTGCTCTTCCTTCACATATAAACCATTTAAATATCCCAATAAATCTTCTTTTATTAAATGTGGATCCTGAACCCCTTTAAATATCTGAATCTCTAATTTTTTATATAAAATTTCCTCTATACCATATAGATATTCAATAGCAAATAACTCGTCAACTTCCATTTCATTAAGTACATCAATCATATGTTTTTCAGAAACCTTTTTAGAGTACTCAACAAACTTTTCTCTATAAACTTCATGATTAGCCCATGTTTCTAGAAGTTGAACACAATTCATTATTTTATTAGTATTTGATAATCTAATTCCAAAAGGTCTTATATCTTTATTTCTACTTTTCTGG
Encoded proteins:
- a CDS encoding PglZ domain-containing protein, encoding MKTPFYKLIQAEIREKFKNSNIVIWYDWQNEFLQEFNLFDEQGVNKIAYEGSFIELRYKILLADSELTKKWLIYSNVENKQGFLTEFEYFGDTYIASVKDILEKNHRIDFGQFDISTLEERLNILKRLWDVIPESVIRSLNQETLDDIVLTNGFGYVDISKEYTILKYICETDKYESILEEARIKDKFFEFLSLEYGINVSNFESKAKVVEYIADSLFQSELIQKSRNKDIRPFGIRLSNTNKIMNCVQLLETWANHEVYREKFVEYSKKVSEKHMIDVLNEMEVDELFAIEYLYGIEEILYKKLEIQIFKGVQDPHLIKEDLLGYLNGLYVKEEQKSYQYSESENGIDIESLRSQLKDLNVFVDIRRRYYFSKSKIFNKWNILNNIFQLINMIYIFEEEFKIIDNNIDNIISLYETKSWWKIDLLYRKIQEDYTLIDDFISQLLNFVDKRYYYQYLKPLNEEISNIIESKHDYEFKTDIQLDFWSKYVSNSDKKTAVVIVDALRYEMGKEIFSMLNEIKHKTITPIISSIPTVTEFGMASLLPNGYTKLSLNEENDSVKITDGNLNYPLNNKSERVKYFLEISDGDGVVKNLNEIVDIPINSLKNEFEKKDRILIFSNEIDEAGHIEDSNIQMFPGLLNKIQSAIKKLVQIDIEKIVVVADHGFILTSGLEEWMKVDISKDMDNVVKKRRYTISRKKVDGNYITKSAYSSNYDGDLYFNFPRGINVFPVSGGTKFHHGGISLQELLVPVIVIEKNDEKVIKKYTPEVVEQISLDDVGLNMDIAQNEAREIPKSVKEQIENYIDSNGLSKKEKRILELFLRASSYTDSEIQEICNENGIRFISQSVMAFMQDFISKLNNEGYDWIGFKVVGMSTYEYYLK